DNA from Verrucomicrobiia bacterium:
GACCCTCCGGTCGCCGACGTGCTCGCCACACCGTCCCAGCCGCTCGAAGCTCGCGCAATCCGTGGCGATCACGGCGTCAAACTTGCGGCCCGGCACCGGTGCGGTCACCCGCCGGCCAGGATCCAGGATCCGCAGCTTCTCGGGACATCCATCATCGTTCCAGATGGTCACCGACTTCCCTGCGCCCTCCAATGCCAGGCCCAGACCCACCTGGGATCCGATGCAATCCCCGTCGGGCCGGATGTGTCCGACCACGCACACGGTGCGGCAGGTCGCGAGGGCTTCGAGAATCTGTTCGACGGCTTTGGGTGCGGGTTTCATCAGGAGCCGGTGGGGGGAGCCGGTGAGGGAGAGGGGGCCTCGCGCTCGAGGGCGTCGAGCAGCGCGAGGACGCGGTTGCCCTGTTCAATGGAGTCATCGAGCTGGAACCGGATTTCCGGGGTGAATTTCAGCCGGACGTTGGCCCCGACGCGGGAGCGGATCAGTCCGCCCTGTTCGGCAAGAACCTCGGGGGCACGCCGGCGCTGGGCCGGGGTGCCGACAAATCCGAGGAACACGACCGCCGACCGCAGGTCGCGTCCGACCCCCACGGCGTTCACCGTCAACAGTCCGACGTCGTTGAGGTCGAGTTCCTCCCGGAGAATGCGGGCGATTTCCTGCTTGAGCAGCTCGCGGACCCGGGCAAGGCGGCGGTTGTTCGATTCCATGAAAACCGGGGCGCGCGATCCCGGCGCGGGACCGCGACGCTGATTCAATCGAGTTTCTGCGCCACTTTTTCGACGGTGTAGCACTCGATCACATCCCCCTCCTGGGGATCGTCGAATCCGTCCAGCCGCACGCCGCACTCCATCCCGGCGCGCACCTCGTTGACCTCATCCTGGAAGCGCTTCAGGGTGAGCGAGAGCCCTTCGTAGGCCACGTGACCCTTCCGACGCAGGCGCATCTTGCCGCGCAGCAGGCGACCCTGGGTGACATAGCACCCGGCAACCCGTCCGCCCTTGGAGAGATCGAACACCTTCCGAACCTCCGCCTGGCCGACCACCACCTCCTTGAGCAGCGGATCCAGCAGGCCCGCCATCGCCTCCTTCACCTGATCCACCAGCTCGTAGATGATGGCATAGAGCTTGATCTGAACCCCCTCGCGCTTGGCGGTCTCCGCGGCAATGGTGTCCACGCGGGTGTGGAATCCGAGGATCACGGCATCCGCAGCGCTCGCGAGCATGACGTCGTCCCGGGTGATGGCACCGACGGCGTCGTGCACCACCTCGAGGGAAATCTTTTTGGACTCGATCTTTGCCAGCGCCTCGCAAATGGCCTCGACCGAACCCTGCGTGTCCCCCTTGACCACCAGCTTGAGCACCTTGCTGGAGGCATCCTTGATGTCACCGAAGATGTCCTCGAGGGTCTGGCGTTTCGGGCGGATGCCCTCCAGTTCCGCCTTCTTTGCGGCTGCCGCGCGATCCCCGGCCAGATCCCGGGCGGCCTTTTCATGGTCCACCGCGAGGAACTCCGATCCGGCCTCCGGAACGCCATTCAGACCGAGCACCCGCACGGCGACCGAGGGGCCGGCCTCCTTCAGCCGCTTGCCCTCCTCGTCCATCATGGAGCGGACGCGTCCGTAATGGACGCCGCACAGGATCACGTCGCCCT
Protein-coding regions in this window:
- the rbfA gene encoding 30S ribosome-binding factor RbfA — encoded protein: MESNNRRLARVRELLKQEIARILREELDLNDVGLLTVNAVGVGRDLRSAVVFLGFVGTPAQRRRAPEVLAEQGGLIRSRVGANVRLKFTPEIRFQLDDSIEQGNRVLALLDALEREAPSPSPAPPTGS